The segment GTGTTCTCCATAACTTCTTCAGGACagcgttgggggtgggggaggcaagaGAGGGGAGTTGAAGAGCAGGAGGGAGTCGGGAAGGGAGGCGGCTGGGCTGACACTCAGTGCTCCCACAGCTGGGTTGTAGGGGCTGTGAGGTCCAGGGGAGACTGGCGAATTCTCAAGATGGCTGAGGATGGCGGGAGGAATGGCAGGGTGTGGGTGAGGGGGAGGACTTTAGCTGTGACGGGGTACTTCTGCCCCACCCAAAGTCCCTCAGCAGCTATCTTCTGTGCAGGGTGACCCGTGACTAGTCCAGGGCAAAGCCCTGACTCAAGGCCAGCCAATTCATAGCTCAGCTGTGGCAAGAGAGGACGAGCTGGACCAGCCAATCAATTCTTCTCTTGACAGTTTTGGACTGCTACCTCTCAAACACTGATTTTTAGAGCCAAGGAGAACACAGCTTCCTTCGTTTCATGTTTTTGCCTTAATTTCCCTCACAAAATTGTATGATAACGTGATACGACACCTATCCCTTCAGTTTGGCTTTCTCAGTGTAAGGGTCATTTTTGACAGATAAAAATACGCAAAAGAAACCTGAGATTCACCGTGTTTTCCCCAGGACTCCTCAATCATTTGATGTTTAAAGCCGTGCtctctcttttcaacaaattcttattgagataaaattcacataacataaaattcagcattttcttctttaaagtgcATAAATCAGAGGTTTTTAACGTATTTGTAATGTTGTACAACTATCTCCATTAATCTAAttgcagaatatttccatcatcccaaaaagaagcctcatacttcccaattcctccttcctcccatcccctggcaaccactaatctactttctgtctcaacgGTTTTGTCTCTTGTGGATGGTACATCTaaagagaatcatacaatatgtggccttttgcatctgacttctttcatttagcatgttttcaaggtttattcatgtcatagtatgtatcagtacttcattccttctcatggctgaataatagtctgtCATACGGATatgtcatattttgttttatctacTCATCATCTAATGGACATGTGAGTTGTTTCCctgtttttggctactatgaataatgttgctacttCGCTGAGCTCATTTGTTagctccgtgtgtgtgtgtgtatgcgtgtgtgggtgggtgggtgtgggtgtgtgtgtattgtttagggttttctatatgcaagatcatgtcatctgcaaatggatatagttttacttcttcctttccagtgtggatgcttttgtttgtttttcttgcctaactgctctggctagaacttgcaGCACAGTGTTAAATGGAAATGGCAAAAGcaagcacacttgtcttgttcctgatcttacggggaaagctttcagtccttCTGACATCAAGTACAATTTAACTGTGGGGTGTTCATCAATGCCCTTTATCgggttgaagaagttcccttctatcccTGGTGTGTGAGCGTCTTAATCACAGAggggtgttggattttgccaaatgcttattcgccattgagatgatcatgctgTGTTTTCCCTGCactctgttaatatggtgtagtACGTTGATTGACTTTTGTGTGTTGAACCACTCTTGCGTTCTTGGGCTAAATCTTACTTGATCCTGGTGTGTAATCCTTTAATATGCCCCGGTTTCAGTtctccagtattttgttgagggtttttgcatctatatccatgaaggatactggtctgtagtttgtATGTGTGTCATGTCTTCATCTGGCTTTGGTGTTATGGGGATACTGACTTGCTAGAATGAATTGGATAAAGTCTTCCTTCTTCTGTTTttcggaagaatttgagaaggatgagtGTTCATTCTGTAACGTGTtgagaatttaccagggaagccatAGGCCATTCTTTTCTGAAGAGCCTACCATGTTGTCCCTTCTTCAATGTTTTGCTGTTTTAGACTAGCTCCTTATCGGTTCATGGCCGTTTGGGTGACTGCAATGGTATTCTAATATCACTTCTATAAACATCATTAAATTCTGcttcttttgcaagattttaaatgtcactttgcagtaagttttcacTATACCTGCacttggcattgttttacattgcaGTTGAGATGGGAAATGAAGATGCTACTTTTGAGTGAAAGGTGACGTTTGGGTGGGGCCTCATTTCTTGTTCATGAGTGAATATTTTTGCGTTCTGGTGTTTTTGTTTACTGCGTAACATGCTAACTTTAGGGATTCAGAGGTTGACAACTAAGAACGCAAAAAGGCCCCTGAATTCTAAAACTACAAACACCGAAGTACATGGTGCTAATTTCAGTAAATTAATGAAAGAGAAGTCCACAAACAGATTCTAAAGAGTAGCCTGCAGAATGTTTACTAGGCAATGATTttgggatcaacacctgtggaagggaagggaagggaagggaaggaagcgggCCTGAGCAGAGGGAGCAGTCCATCTGTGGTAAGGGCCCCACAAAAGCCTCAGGCAACCCAGAGGTCACATGGgggctgggatggcccttcaggATTGTCCTGCACTGGGGCAAAGTGGTTGGGCCTTGAAACTCTCCTGTTGACCAGTCCCTGGATGCAAACAAACTGCCCCTGAAGGAGGCGGGACCTTGGGTGAGGCAATTATCTTTCGAGGAGGCTACCCTCAAAGCAGAGGCTGTCTTCCAGCAGCTAGGGGATAGATTCTGCCTTCCAGGACTGGGGTCTGGGAGGCACCTCACAGGGCCACCCACAGATCTTAGCATATATGAAGAACTTAGTAACTGTtgtaagaggaaaaggaaagcttacttgataaatgatgctggaacaatttaCTGTGATGACATGAGTGACATACACGATTAGACCTTTACTTTATGTCTTACCACTACCTGAATGTCAgatagattaaagatttaaatgacaaagaaaataagaagtataggtaaatatttatcagacagaaggagagggaaagactTAGAAGAAAGGTAAGATGATGCTAAGGAAATATCAATAGATTTGAttacagaaaaacaacaaaagctgATATTCAAAATCgcacacaaaattaaaaggcaaagaacaaACCAGGAATATATTTGCAATAAACAGTGCCAAAAGTTTTAAAGAAAGGAGCTCCtgtaaatcagaaataaaaacccaacacttccatcaaaagcacaatgagataccacttgatACCCATTAGGATAGATGTTATAAAACagcaacagaagaaaacagaaagtgttagcaaggatgtggagaaattggaacccttgcacaTTGCTgacaagaatgtaaaatggtgcagctgctgtggaaaatcatATGgccgttcctcaaaaaattaaacatagaattaccatacgatccagatcTTCCGCTTCTGGCTatgtaccccaaagaattgaaagcagggacttgaatagatatttctaccctcttgttcatagcagctttactcacgaTCGCCAGAAGGTGGAAAGGACCTAAATGTCCaacagcagatgaatggataaagaaaatatggcatatgcatacaacgaaatattattgggccttgaaaaggaaggaagttctgatacacgctacaacatacCAACTTTCAGGACTGCTAAATGTCAGAgacgaatcttgaggacattatgctaagtggagtaAACCATACGCAAAAAGACAGATATCCTATGATTGcacttgtatgaggtacctagagtagtcaaattcatagagtcaGAAAGCAGAACAGTGCTTATCAGGGGCTGGAGGTAGTGGAGAATGAGGAgtcattatttaatgggtacagagtttctgtttggaatgatgaaaaagttctggaatgaATAGTAGTGATTGTCACATAGCAATGTGAATGAAcgtaatgccacagaactgctcatttaaaaatggttaaaatggtaaattttatgttatgtttatttaccacataaagaaaagaaaaataccccaAGATATAAACTTGAAATGTGAGTGCTAAAAGATATAAAAGGGCAATTAACAAAACAACTAGAATAAAATGACCTACaggtgtataaaaatatttaatttcataagtaatttaagaagatataaatgaaaagatcAGCATATCAtttgtcatctataaaactggtgaaactattttatgtgaatatttaattataatcttAGTCTTATGGCATGGGGATGCTCACAATGGTAGTATAAACGTGTGCAAACTTTCAGGAAAGCATCTTGCAAACTAtgcaaaagaagtttcaaatgttCACATTCATTGACCCAAATCCAACAGTTAGGAATCTATTCTAAGGGTGTCATAGGAGATGCAGGCATGTGGATAATGGCAGACGGCACCCCTTGAACAAAGAACTCCGTGCAGTGAGGGAGCCAGCTCTGTGAATATTTGTAGCGGGGAATGCTGTGTGCCTGTTGGCATGGAGTGAGCATTCCTAACACTCAGTTAGGGATGAGGTCAGGAAGTGAGTGGGGCCAGATGAGGGAGGGCCTGAAGGCCACAGTAAGGAGTGCGGACTTTACCGGGAGTGAGCCGGGAAGCAATTGGAGGCTTCTGAGCAGAGGCCGTGATCTAAGCTTTATAAGGAGCACTGGCTACTATTTGCAGCAGAATCTATTAAGGGTCAAGGGAGGAAGAGGCACGGGTCACTTAGGAAGGGATTGCAATATCCAAGCAAGAGAAGGTGATGGCTTGGACTCGTGAGATTTTGTTTTGAATGTCGAGCTGATGGACTGGAGGTGGGATGTGAGATAGAGACAGGAGTCAGGTGACTCTAAGGGTTTGATCTGAACAGGAGGGTGAATGATGGTCCTAATTCCTGGGACGTACAGCACTGAGGGAGGAGTAGGTTTCTGGAGGAAGGAATCCAGGGATTCAGTCTGGAAAGGTGAAATgtgagatgcctattagacacCAAGTGCAGATGTCGTCTGAGCAGGTGGAAggatgagtctggagttcaggggagaggaCAGGGCTGGAGATACTAATTTGGGAACTGAAAGCAGATGGAGAGTAGTTAAGCTATGGACCACATGAGATGGTCTAGGAAGTgaagcagagatggagaagagCACCGGGTGCTCTAATATttagaggtcagagaggagggaGCATCAGCAAAGGAGACTCAGGTAGAGCagcaaataaaggaggaggaaaaccaggaggttGTGGTGTCTAATTATTGTAGACAGTACAACAGTACAACTTTTTCTACAAATTGGCTACAAGCATGCGTGCAGGTTTCGTTTCAAACTTGCTGCGAGGACAGAGGAGTCTAAGCAGTCCAATTCGAAGAGTTCTCTCAAAGACATtaataggaagaaaggaagagagaatgagagagagaaagagagagagagggaggaaggaaatgaaagaaagaaaagaacgaaagaaaaagaaggaaaggggtcAAATAAATGTCTTGTTCAAGACAATGTGACCTCTGATGGACGGTTGGCTGGGTCCTCTTGGTAACTGCGTAGAAGAAATCTTAATCTGATTAAAATCTACCAGATTTGATCAAGCACACTAGTTGTTCCCCAGGAGCAGCTAGCGATTTATCACAGGCAAAATGTCCCAGACCGGGTTTTCACACAACTTTCTCCAATACCTCTTTTTCACTGAGCGAATGTTTCAAGTTCCATCTcagctgtggtattttgttttgtattgttttgacAATATCATTAATTGAACATGTTACCTCTTTACAGTTTTTATAGGAAGTGGAAATTAGGAATAATTAGGAAATTATCATGAATGTAAATTAATCTTTAGAAGACATACACAGTCACAATTAGCAGCTATATTTTTAAACACATTGATATTGTTTGTTTATGCCTGTTTCCTCCCTTAGGCAAGGATATCGAAACGAAACCTCACGGCGACCAGGGCAGCGGTGGCAGCGCATGTGCTGGGAGGACCTGGGCTTTCAACTTGTGCATGTCGTGTTCTGTTTGGGCTCTTTTGTTTATGTAAAATAGGAAGAGGTGTAAGTAAAAGACACCCAAAGACCTCCTTGATTTCTGGCCAGAGATCTAGAGCTGTAAGACCCTAAGACTAGAGAATTAAACTCTGCCTGGAGAGTCACTTAGATGCTTCCCAAATGCCAGATATAGTTTTTTGCTGAACCTATCTTCTTGTGTATTCCAAGGTCGAGATCAAGTGTGCTTTCTCCTCCAGGTTTTGCTGCCGGTCGCTACAGGCATGTAGTGAGAAAGCTCCAGGTGTTCTCTGAGAGCCCCACGCTGTCCAATGTTCCTGACGTGCCGTCTATAAAGCCAGTGGACAGGTACCATTTTTCTGGGAGGGATTTTTAGCATGTTTCTACTTATAAGGTATACTGCTCGTTCCCTCCTTGTGGGCTGGTCATCgctaattaaatgaaatttatttttagaagtgaCATTTCAGTCATGGGCATGATAACAGATTTGATGTATTCAATTAGGTAAGAGAACTAGTTCTTATGGAAACTTTGACAATAATGACATTGCCGTGATCAGTACAGGGACTCAGTAAAGGCACTGTGTGTATCTAAGCAGCCTCCTGAGTGTCTGTGTGTAAATGTATGTTCAAGTTCCTGTAGAGGCATCATGACACTAACAAGTGGAGCTCTCTACACATCACAGTTTAAATGTTTCCCAGGAGGTTCACAGGGCAGCTGGAATAGTCCCAAGCTTCAATTTGTGCAAAAGCACTCCCCTGGATTCCACTTATTAGGGCATGATTGTAAAGTTTTCCTGAGAATTCATTAGCTTGTAATTCCAGCTGTAACTCACAGCTTTCCATATTCAGCCTCACCGTGATAGTGTGGAGGAACTCTTATCATCTGTGCCCGGATTCCGATAGGTGGGCCCAGGTGAAGAAGTATTTTTGCTCTTTCAAAAAGGATCGTTCTTTCCATATATTTTGGATGAATATGTCaatcaaggaaagatttaaattaAACAGCAATAGTCAGCTAAGTTTGACCATTGTCATAGTCATGGTCATAGCTTGTGAAATTCAGGGTTTGGAGACGGAACACAAAGTATAAAAAGGGACCTTATTGTATGCtcatcagaaaagaaaacagtaaaactGGTCCACAGAATTCTGAAACAAGAAGCCACAAATTCTGAAACAAATAGGCACCGTCAGATTTCCCTCATGGGCGTCACTCAGTCATATGTTGTGAATTCTCTTTCTGTCAACCCAGGCTCAACAATCTGTGTTCCTCAAGTCATCTGTTGCTGGACCCTGGAGTCCTGGAGTCCCGAGTGTCAGATCCCCCCGGTGTGTGCTCTGGTGGGCACATCAGCTTCTTCTAGGAAGGCTGTAAGCAtggatctgttctctgtatccctcTCTCAGGCTGCAcctctctgattttcttccaGAAGACCTAATCTCTGGCCAGTAGCTTCTGGCAGGGACCTTCAGGCAAAaatgaagggagcagagaaagcatGTGTTGATGACAATGCAGGGCAACTTCTTACACAGGCCAACATTATCAGATGGAGAAGAGTGGAATCTCTATGGAGGTGAGGTACATAAGTGCATGGGTCCCTGTAATTGTTCCATGAAGACTTAACTGGTAATTAATCTGAGGAGAAAATGGATTAATGGGCAGTGAAAACACTGAGGCATCTGTTATGTAAAGCGTGTGCCACAACGGCTGCCAATTGACATAAGTGTTGTAAACcaaggaataaaatattcttatggggccggcccggtggcacaagcggtcgagtgcgtgcgctctgctgcggcggcccagggttcgccggttcggatcccgggcacgcaccgacgcaccgcttggcaagccgtgctgtggcggcgtcccatataaagtggagggagtcgGGCACGGATGtgggcccaggaccagtcttcctcagcaaaaaaataaataaaaataaaaaaaggaggattggcaaatgttagcacagggctgatcttcctctccaaaaaaatatatatatatattcttagagGCCAGTTTGTTGACAGTCTCTGTGTTGGGCCGTGCACTTGACTTCGAATGTGCTCTTCCTGACTCTGCAAGAGGATCCAAATTAGTGAAAACTTATTCACATTGATAAGACTTTACCAATAGAAAACCGACATGAAATCATCTTTCTAATTTATCAGTTTACCCCACAATGTGGGGCCAATAAGTAAGGCAGTGCTTAGAATGTCATTGAGCACACGAAGAAAATATGGAGCACGCTCGTTCTATCTCTatgtttttcacattctttgatgcTTGAGAGTGCCATGTCATGGGTTCTGAGATGGCGGAGCCAGCCTGTGGTGTACCTAGCAGCCAAAAAGACACAAGGtcaattttgttcttctgaatTTGGAGCTCAGCGTCAGAAAACAGCAACATCAGAGAGCTGTTGCTCTATATGAGTCCTGGTGCCTGAGGATAAGAAAGCGTCATAGTGTTGGCCGTGTTATTCATCAGACTAGCAGCCCTTTACATGGTATAGCAGAAGGTACCATGACAAACATTCGGCATTTTCCGTTTTTGTTAGAAGTGAGGACTCTCCTATCATTCTACTAATTTGTTTAGAATTGTCTATGGTCATAACATGTCTCAAAACAGCAAAAAAGCATGTACGTGAATAGACCCCGTTCAGATGACTCACTTAGGTTTTCGCTGAGATAATGACTGTCTACCACTGGGTAGAATAGGCAGAAAGCAAATAAGGACTTTTTACTGTATCGTGTTGACAACAGACTGTTATTCAAAGGTCATTTCTCTTGCAGGCTAccaattctttctctctgttataCATAtacctttaaaagtttttatctCTCTGTATGTAGGTATTTTAAATGTGCATAGAAATATAGAGTTATACAAAATTCtgacaaatgaaaattctaaagctttaaactttagtttttaaaatataattttatcaagCAAATTATAAGACAATATTCTTCTACATGGATTTCAACCTCTTAATTTGAACATCAGGAAGAAACATAACATTTCTATAGACAAGAAACTAAAAGTAACAATCATTGTGAGTTGATGAGGGACTTGTGCTGTCTTctttttgttctgaggaagattcacactgagctgacatccgttgccaatctgcctcttttttttgattgaggaagattagccctgggcgaaGAAATGTgtcattcttcctctcttttgcatgtgggtcgacACCACAGTCAGGCTGACaggcggtgtaggtctgtgcacggcatccgaacccgcaaaGCCTGGGCCGACGAAGCAGAGCacgtcgaacttaaccactacgccacaggtccGTCCCCTGCTCTCTGTTTTCAATCAAATTAACTTTCTCAGAATGTTCTAGTTCAATTACTCCCATTCACTATCAGCCTAAGCTTTTAAAGCAAAGCAGGAACCTTGGAAATACATATTTGGCCCATGTCCACGAGTAATACAATCACTGTTGAAATTGAAGTGACCTCCAAAATGGCCACTACACTTCAACACGCAGGAGCTCTGAAAATGAGTGCGGTGGCTGCCTGTCGGCCAAGACTCCCCAGTCGGTCGGTGGTAGATGCTCTGAGGCTCATTGGTGGCCCCTGGGTCCCAGTTGGGGGAATCTTCCAAACACAGAGGGGTTCAGACGCTCAGTGGCTAAAACGAATGACAACTGTCAGCTGCACGTAAGAGAGAAGCCAGTTATTTTCTCAAATAATACGCAGCTCAGGGGGAAGGAGTCAAGGCTGGGGCAGTGACTCAACAAGGTCCTCACATGTTGTCTGTGTAGCTTGTTGAGGGGCTGGCTAACGGGTCAAAGGGGCCCcccgggccagcacatctaggttcaagacaggaagaaggaacagagctGTGCCACCTGTGTCCTTTCTCCCTTTATCAGGAAGGCAAAAGCTGTTCTAGAAACCCTGAACACACATCCACTTATATCTCATCGACCAGAATTGTGTCATGAAAAGCCTGGAAAGAGGAAGCCTGCGAAATTattttgctgccccctcccccaaagtatAATTTTAGAAGAGTCCAAAGGAAAAACTGCAGACAGATGAGCAATGAGCACTGTTGGCTTCTATTGGCACTTTGCCTGAGAGGGAGATTGGAATCACCTCCTTCTCCCCATGTGTTTGTGTAATCTCATGTGGTGTGCAAGCCAAGCTCACAGGGGCAGGACCTCTCAGTCCCCAgcacgggtgggggtggggtggttgcTGTGGGAAGTGACAGTCACAGGCTGCAGAGCCCCTAGTCCACATTCTCCTCATCCTCTGTGATGTCACACTGGGACTTCTTGCCTTCCACCCTGGGCTGAGGCTTCTGAGCTCACTATGGCCTCAGCGTTCGCTGGGAACATAGGGCTCTCGGAGCCAGTATCAGGGAGGGAGCCTGTGGGCACCAGAGGTCCGGCCATGCGGCTCTGGGAGGATGGCATGCCCCTCACGAAGGGGCGCCATCCCCCGCCTCAGGTCCCAATTCCCTGGCTCGTCCCGAGCCTGCTCGCTGCCTTCAGTGGAGTCCTGCTGGTCGCTGTCAGTGGACTCTTCTTTGGTTTCCCGTGAGTCTCCCACACAAGCCGGCAGGTTTCTTACAGAGTCAGAAAGGAAGACAGATCATGAGAGTCCGGACAGGGGAAGTGCAGAAGAGGCGTCAGGGAAGGGAGGATATTCTAGGCAGTGGGAACCAATgcgcaaaggcacagaggcatagAGTGCTTGGTGCCTTTGGGAGCTGTTGGTGGCTAGGAGTATTGGGTGACATTTGGTGGAGCCTCTCTGGGTCTGTCACCGCCCTGGCTATTTAGAGCAGGCTTTGAGGTCTGTGAGTCCGGACCAGGTGGAGTGAGTCCCTCGCGGAGCTTTGGGACTCCAGGGTCAGCGCTGAGTCCTGCTCTGGTCTCAGTTGCAGATGGCTGgcccagaatggggagtgggcctTTCCTGTTGTCACAGGACCCCTCTTCGTCCTCACCTTCGGCATTCTCATGTTTCTAAACATCTCCGACCCTGGTATCTTGCACCAAGGTGAGCTCTCGGGCCCCTGGGAGAAGGAGGTAGCACCCTAAAGGGTCCTGCGTGCAGGGAAGATTCCTAAAGTGCTCCTCCCTTGTCCCCTCCTCGGGCCTCAAGACCCCGTCACCCCACATCCCCTTCACTTGGGCCCTGCTTCTGTTGCTTCATTTCCCAAGCCACCGAGATGCGGTACAACAGGATTCTGGAGGCTTTCCAGTTGCCTtggaggcagggccagggcaggctgggaagagaagccagctcttggcaaccactcagttgtgtcttcttccttcccactgcACACACTCCTTACATCACTGACAGTTCCAAAGGCCTGCGTTCTCACAGAAGTCCTCTGGCTGGAAGTCTACCTTCCCTTGGACTGCCAGCCTCTCTGAGTTTGGTCAGCTTCCTCAGTGCGGACTAGGATTCCCCTGCACACCTCCTTGCCTAGGCCAGTGATGCTGCGGGGCGGCCCTCACCCTGGCAGCAGCAGTGTGACGAAGGGCTCCTGCCGCTGCCCAATCCTCTTCCCATGCCAGGCTCCAACGAACAGGGCCCCAGGACGGTGCGTGTGGTTTGGGCGAAGCACATAGCCTTCCGCCTGCAGTGGTGCCCACAGTGCTGCTTCCACCGCCCGCCGCGGACCTACCACTGCCCCTGGTGCAACATCTGTGTGGAGGTGAGCGCCCCTCTCATCTGCCCCCTTCTGGCCCACACCCCCACCCGCTCTGCACCTGCCTGGGACCAGGAGGCCCACTTGCACAGGGGACCAGTAGCAGACCTCAAACCACTTCCGGGACTGCTAAGGCCAAGGGTGGCAGTAACTCCCAGCCACTCTTGGTCACTCATGCAGctcactgcctccctgcctgcacctgtcctgggaggctggcccCTGCCGACCCAGGTGCTGACACACCCAGGAGCATCGACATCTATGCTGAGCCTGGTCAGGCCAGGGGGAGGAAAGGCACCCCTGTCctaccccagggctggctgacacTAGATGCCCAAGGGCCCCACGGCTGGCTGTAGGCCTGGCCCGGGGAGCTTGACCTGTCCTCTTCTGGTGTCCAGAACgctgccccctctccctctcgCTCAGGACTTCGACCACCACTGCAGGTGGGTGAACAATTGCATAGGTCACCGGAACTTGGGCTTGTTCATCCTGCTCCTCCTGTGCCTATGCTTGTATTTGGGCTCCATGCTTGTCACCTGCATGGTCTTCCTCCTGCGCACCACCCACCTGCCCTTCTCCATTGACAAGGTCATCGCGTATCCACCAGGCTGCAGGGTCCACTTGGCGAGCTGTGGGCAGGGCGAGGACAGCCGAAGGGCGGGGTCCCGGGGGCGGGCGAGTGGTGGGCGGGGTTAGAGAGAAACCCCCTGGGGAGGACCAGTCTGGACCAGGGGAGGGTGGTAGGGTAAGGGTGATGGGTGGGGCTAGGAGGCACTGCGGTGCGTGGGCAATCTAGCGGGGTCTTGGATGGAGGACGCTGAGGGTGGCACGGAGACCAGGTCGGCAGGGGGGGTGAGGTTTACCaggggtggtgggtggggagaggatggacTGGCTGGTCGTGCACGGGTCTGTCAGGGCCGGAGTCGGGGTGAGGGTCCCGGCCCGGGAGGTCCATTGCGGGCGCAGCTCCTTAGCTCGTGGGCAGCATCGTCGTAGTGGTCCCCGCTGCCGGCTTCCTGGTGCCTCTCTTGGTGCTTCTGCTGATGAAGGCCAGGTCGGTGAGCACCGCCCAGCGCTCCTACGAGGACAAGGTACGCGGGTCTCCGGGGGCGCCACGAAAGCGGTCTCTGGGCGGTCACCTTGGGCCTTCAGGACCTCCACACTTTCCGCCCTTTCTCCCCCGCCCTGGTCCTCATGGCCTGACCTCCCTTGAAGGTGCCTCGTGAGGCCTTGAGGCCCAGATTCAGCTCAGATCTCACCTCCTCTAGGGGCTCGGgggtccctctccctcccaggtgCACTGCGTCGAGGGCCTAGTGAGTGCTAGGCTGCGCATCCGTTATTTTGAAGGCTGGGCATGGAGGTGAGGGAGGCCCCATCCTGAGCTCCTGTTGATAAGGCCCCTGAAGTCAGAGAATCTCCCGCCCTTCGCCCGTGCACATTGagagaggggcctgccctgtgctgtGCAGCGCAGCGCAGActcagagggaatggagagttcAGAGAGGACCGCGGTGTAGAGGGTTTGGGGGCAGAAGGCAGAGCGAAGGGCGTTGCAGGTGAGGGGCAGAGCTTGCAAAAAGGCAGGGAAGCCGGAAAGTTTGTGGAATGTTGAGGATGCTGAGGGGACAGTTGT is part of the Diceros bicornis minor isolate mBicDic1 chromosome 15, mDicBic1.mat.cur, whole genome shotgun sequence genome and harbors:
- the LOC131414840 gene encoding palmitoyltransferase ZDHHC19-like is translated as MRLWEDGMPLTKGRHPPPQVPIPWLVPSLLAAFSGVLLVAVSGLFFGFPCRWLAQNGEWAFPVVTGPLFVLTFGILMFLNISDPGILHQGSNEQGPRTVRVVWAKHIAFRLQWCPQCCFHRPPRTYHCPWCNICVEDFDHHCRWVNNCIGHRNLGLFILLLLCLCLYLGSMLVTCMVFLLRTTHLPFSIDKVIAIVVVVPAAGFLVPLLVLLLMKARSVSTAQRSYEDKYQYLHGHNPFDLGCGKNWYWTLCAALGPK